The Nitrosococcus watsonii C-113 genome includes the window GCCTGTCAAGGAGGTCATCACTGATCGGGGATACGACCGTGGCCCTACCTATGCGCAACTGCTCGAGCAGAAAATCCGTCATTATATTCCCTTGCATGACCCCTATATAGGTCGGTCGCGGAAAACTCACACCGCGCGATTTCAGCTATGACCGACAGAAGGACCGCTACCGCTGTCCCCAGGGCTATTATCTTTACCCCTATGGAAAAAGCGAGCGAGGATCGGTAAAACGGTACCGCCTCACGGGTGGCTATTGTCGCACTTGCCCGATAAATCAGACCAGTTTACCTGAGAACCACAAGCACAGAGCCCGGTTTGTTTATCGCGCTCTTCACCACGACCAAGTGGAGGCGATGCGAAGACGGCAGAGTACCCGCGCCTTTCGAAAACGACTCACCGAGCGTCAATGGAAGATCGAGGGCCTATTTGGGGGAGCCAAACAGAACCACAGTATGCGCCGCGCCCGCTACCGCGGCCTGGCAAAAATTCAGATCCAGCTCTACCTTATCGCCATTGCGCTCAATTGCAAACGGCGGGTTAAATTCATTCTTTTTTTGGGGCAGAGATTGCTTAATATCTTTCAGCGCCTATCCTTTCGCCATGCGGCTTTGGCAAAAGTCCACTTTACTTCTCAGCCTATCGCTGCTACTTCACTACAGAAATTTTTCAACAGGCCGTCTAGAATTTTACAGCCCACTCAAAACCTCACTTAACCTGACTAACCAACCATTTATCCTCTTGGATAAGACCAGGTGGTTATCCAGAACCGACGTTATTTAGTGTAAAATATCTGCTTATAATTATATACCAATGTATAAGGATATTCGGAAAATAAGGCATTCTTCCCTCATCATGTATAAATATTTAAAAATATGCTTACAAGCAATCCTTATGGGGCTACCTTGGACGGTAGCTACTGCAGCTTATCCTGCTATAAATATTATTGGAGCAGAAGCAGATACCCGTATATTATTTGTAGCAGCCTCCTATTCAACAGCAGTCACACCACCAAACGGCGCCATCCAGGGCGCACGAATTGTGCATTCTGACGGAAAACCCTATGCTTCATTAAAGTCAGTTTTGCCCCAGAATCCGATTTTTACAATTCTTCGTCCCGTCGCTATGACTGCTCATAATACTTGGGCTGGAGCCTTCGTCGAGCCAACCTTCTTAGGGGAACTAGCTAATTTTCGCGATTGGGCCGGCGCAATGGATCAGTGGACAGACCTCGTTAACCAAAACCGCTTCCCTTCCCCCGCGGGGCTTCCACCCGGGCCAATCCTTTTAAAAAGCGGGGATGTGTTAATTCTTGGACCATTCAATGACTGCATCCATACGCTTGCAGGAACAAAACCAGCTTGCTTCGATAATCATTTTCCAAACCAACATTTAGACAATCTTTTTCTAAACCTTGATGAGGTGGTTGCTGAGGCAGTGGCTCTAGGATTAACCGTGTATGTACCAGGCTATCCAAATTTTAGCAACCTTGATTTAGGGCTGACACAGCAGGTTCTGCTGCCCCCAGGAACCGAAGTTATAAATAGTATAGATTATGCCTTGCTTGCCAGTGAATACGAGGCTCATTTTAGAAATAGGCAAAATGTTGTTTTCATACGCACAGATGACATCATCATCTCGCATATTGGCGACGGAATGCATCTCAAGCGAAAATATCATGAAAAAGTAGCAAACCGTATTATGCAGCATTTCGCTAGAAACCGCGGCTACACAACTAAAAACTTATTAAAGGGTTTTAACAAATTATTACATAGAATCATTAAAAAAATTATTAAAGGCTAAGTTATAAGGATTAAACGGTCTCTAATAGCCCTTCTAGATAAGGACTACAATTTCGGCAACTAGCATATAGATGCTAAAGTCTCATTCTCTATGATCAGTCCAAGAATTATAAGTTTAATCACGCATTTCATATTTATCTAATAATGCGTATAAAGTAGGACGAGTCACGCCGAGGAGTTCCGCTGCCCGTGAGAGATTGCCATTCACCAAGGTGATGGCGCGGGTAAGCGCCTCCCGTTCGGTATGCTCTCGTATTTGACGCAAATTTAGGGACAAGGATTGCTGTTCGGCGAAGGCGGGCAAATCCAAATCTCCCGATGCAATACGGTTGCCTTCCACCATTATCACGGCCCGTTTTATGCAATTTTCTAGTTCTCTAACATTGCCAGGCCAGGTATAAGTCTCAATAGCTCTAATAGCATCATCTGTAAAACCGCGGACCGCTTTACTCTGCGTGTGCGAAAAATGCTCGAGCAGCACCCGCCCAATGACTACCGCATCGCCTGGGCGTTCCCGCAAAGGCGGAAGAGTCACGGTAACTTCAGCAATTCGATAATATAGATCTTCCCGAAATTGGTTTTGAGCAATAAGCTCTTTTAAATCCTGGTTGGTCGCGCAGATAACCCGCACATCCACAGGGATTTCCTCACGGCCACCCACCCGCTCAATCACCCGTTCTTGCAGAAAACGCAGCAGCTTGGCCTGAAGGCCCCGGGGCAAATCCCCGATTTCATCTAAGAACAAAGTACCCCCATGAGCGTATTCGATCTTGCCCCGAGTTTGCCGCACAGCCCCCGTAAAGGCTCCTTTTTCATAGCCAA containing:
- the prsR gene encoding PEP-CTERM-box response regulator transcription factor — encoded protein: MSSKKNLLIVEDDLGLQGQLRWAFCGYEIAVAKDRQEAVALVRRHEPPVVTLDLGLPPNPGGVSEGMASLQEILALAPYTKIIVITGNDSQEHAVQAVGAGAYDFYSKPIDPDILKLTIDRAYRLYELEMENRRLRRAGHSSLEGVIAVSPGMKKICRTIEKIAPADVTALILGESGTGKEVIARALHQLSYRREQTFVAINCAAIPENLLESELFGYEKGAFTGAVRQTRGKIEYAHGGTLFLDEIGDLPRGLQAKLLRFLQERVIERVGGREEIPVDVRVICATNQDLKELIAQNQFREDLYYRIAEVTVTLPPLRERPGDAVVIGRVLLEHFSHTQSKAVRGFTDDAIRAIETYTWPGNVRELENCIKRAVIMVEGNRIASGDLDLPAFAEQQSLSLNLRQIREHTEREALTRAITLVNGNLSRAAELLGVTRPTLYALLDKYEMRD